A genomic segment from Ochotona princeps isolate mOchPri1 chromosome 11, mOchPri1.hap1, whole genome shotgun sequence encodes:
- the AGA gene encoding N(4)-(beta-N-acetylglucosaminyl)-L-asparaginase: MAPKWIRPLIVVQLLLGPAPVRSGGLLPLVLNTWPFKNATEAAWRALASGGSALDAVESGCGECEEEQCDGTVGFGGSPDELGETTLDAMIMDGTAMNVGAVGDLRRIKNAIGVARKVLEHTTHTFLVGESATKFAESMGFANEDLSTSVSRALHSDWHARNCQPNYWRNVIPDPSKSCGPYKPSRISKQEASTCKDPGADCGHDTIGMIVIHKKGYTAAGTSTNGIKFKIPGRVGDSPIPGAGAYADDTAGAAAATGDGDILMRFLPSYQAVEYMRKGEDPTTACQKVISRIQKHFPKFFGAVICANVTGSYGAACNKLPTFAQFHFMVYNPLKNHPAEEKVDCI; the protein is encoded by the exons ATGGCGCCCAAGTGGATCCGGCCTTTGATTGTAGTGCAGCTGCTGCTCGGCCCAGCCCCAGTGCGCAGCGGCGGCCTTTTACCCTTGGTCCTCAACACCTGGCCTTTTAAGAATGCAACCGAAGCAG CCTGGAGGGCCTTGGCCTCTGGTGGCTCCGCTCTGGATGCGGTGGAGAGCGGCTGCGGTGAGTGCGAGGAGGAGCAGTGTGACGGCACTGTGGGCTTTGGAGGAAGTCCCGATGAACTTGGAGAAACCACCCTGGACGCCATGATCATGGATGG CACTGCTATGAATGTAGGAGCGGTAGGAGATCTTAGACGAATTAAAAATGCTATTGGTGTGGCACGGAAAGTCCTAGAGCATacaacacacacatttttagTAGGAGAATCAG CTACCAAGTTTGCGGAAAGTATGGGATTTGCGAATGAGGATTTATCTACCAGTGTTTCTCGAGCCCTTCATTCAGACTGGCATGCCCGGAATTGCCAGCCAAACTACTGGAGG AATGTTATACCAGATCCTTCAAAATCCTGTGGACCATACAAGCCATCTAGGATCTCCAAGCAGGAGGCTTCCACCTGTAAAGATCCAGGAGCTGACTGTGGTCATGATACAATTG GCATGATTGTAATCCATAAGAAGGGATACACTGCTGCTGGTACATCTACTAAtggtataaaattcaaaataccaGG TCGTGTAGGAGATTCCCCAATACCCGGAGCAGGGGCCTATGCTGATGATACTGCTggagcagctgcagccactggggatgGAGATATATTAATGCGCTTTCTGCCAAG CTACCAAGCTGTAGAATATATGAGAAAAGGAGAAGACCCAACCACAGCTTGTCAGAAAGTGATTTCAAGAATCCAGAAACATTTTCCTAAATTCTTTGGGGCTGTTATCTGTGCCAATGTGACTGGAAGTTATG GTGCTGCATGCAATAAACTTCCAACATTTGCACAGTTTCATTTCATGGTTTATAATCCTCTAAAAAATCATCCAGCTGAGGAAAAAGTAGACTGCATCTAA